The following proteins are co-located in the Myroides profundi genome:
- a CDS encoding (Fe-S)-binding protein, with amino-acid sequence MSANLVVPTMAEMMARGEQPEVLFWVGCSGSFDDRAKKITKAFVKILNKANVSFAVLGTEEGCTGDPAKRAGNEFAFQMQAMMNIQVLDGYEIKKIVTACPHCFNTLKNEYPDLGGKYEVVHHTQFLKSLLDDGRLTIEGGQFKGKRITFHDPCYLGRANQVYEAPRQLIEKLDAELVEMKRSRQNGFCCGAGGAQLFKEPEHGDKEVHVERTEEAIGTNAEIIAAGCPFCNTMLTDGVKFKEKESSVKVLDVAELIANAEDL; translated from the coding sequence ATGTCAGCAAATTTAGTTGTGCCTACCATGGCCGAAATGATGGCAAGAGGAGAACAACCAGAAGTATTATTCTGGGTTGGTTGTTCTGGAAGTTTTGACGATAGAGCAAAAAAGATTACAAAAGCATTCGTAAAGATATTAAATAAAGCAAACGTATCATTTGCTGTACTTGGTACAGAAGAAGGATGTACTGGGGATCCAGCAAAGAGAGCAGGGAATGAGTTTGCATTCCAAATGCAAGCAATGATGAATATCCAAGTATTAGATGGATATGAAATTAAAAAAATCGTAACTGCTTGTCCTCACTGCTTTAATACACTTAAGAATGAGTACCCTGATTTGGGTGGTAAATATGAAGTTGTACACCATACTCAATTCTTGAAGTCACTTTTAGATGATGGAAGATTGACTATAGAAGGTGGGCAATTTAAAGGGAAGAGAATTACTTTCCACGATCCATGTTATTTAGGACGTGCTAATCAAGTTTATGAAGCTCCGCGTCAATTGATTGAAAAATTAGATGCAGAGTTAGTAGAAATGAAACGCTCTAGACAAAATGGTTTCTGCTGTGGTGCTGGAGGTGCTCAACTTTTTAAAGAACCAGAACATGGTGATAAAGAAGTGCATGTAGAGCGTACAGAAGAGGCTATAGGGACTAATGCAGAGATTATCGCTGCTGGATGTCCTTTCTGTAATACAATGCTTACAGATGGAGTGAAATTTAAAGAAAAAGAAAGCTCAGTAAAAGTACTAGACGTAGCTGAGTTAATCGCAAACGCAGAAGATTTATAA
- a CDS encoding glycoside hydrolase family 3 N-terminal domain-containing protein — protein MKRLTVVLLLVASSAFGQVKFNQARQKQWVDSVYNTLNLEERIGQLFMVAAYSNKNEAHVQSLEKLVQEQHIGGLIFFQGGPVRQAEMTNRLQTLSRIPMLVGIDGEWGLSMRLEDTYRFPYNMTLGAVQDMDLIYQVGEAMAKQTKRLGMQFNFGPVLDININPKNPIIGVRSFGETREIVTDRASAFMQGYQSQDIFATGKHFPGHGDTSTDSHHKLPVIDFDKGRLNRVELYPYKKLFEEGLSSVMIAHLNLPAYEPNDIPTSLSYNIVTKLLKEELGFEGLIFTDALNMKAAANYLKPGEVDLAAFKAGNDLLLFSEDVPTALTKILDAYNTGEISEERLSHSVKKVLAYKYKSGMTKFSAIETGSLVKDLNAPVYDDLNQKLYEEAMTLTKNEDRLVPFKHLEKQKIAYVKLGDDDGSQFLSMLQNYDDVTEIAGDSLEDLSAFTTIIVGYHKVDNPWRKHDMSDTEKATLRNLAARKNTVLVSFAKPYALESMPLDKVNTVLVGYQNNKFAQQAAAQVLFGAIGAKGKLPVSINGSFAVGTGLKTKAIDRLGFSTAANEGMDPDVLNRIDAIAQGAIDKQYTPGIQVVVTRHGKVVYQKAFGHHTYDNSTKVLNTDLYDLASLTKILGTLPVLVKMYDDHKVRMETKLGQMLPMFKHTDKEDITFKDLLTHQSGLPAWIPFYKRTLAENNRPDPSLYSFFYTPEYPTQVSENLYIKKGYTNEILQQIADSKLSKKEYKYSDLGFIMMKEFVESKYHKTLDQVVESEYYNKMGAWRLTYLPLRKFDLNVIPPTEIDNYYRYTTVQGYVHDMGAAMQGGVAGHAGLFGSALDVAKMMQLYLNKGEYGGDRFFSEDTFNTFNECAYCSKGSRRGIGFDKPQKPGSPGPTCGCASMSSFGHTGFTGTMAWADPDKDLVFVFLSNRTYPDSNVNNLSKANIREDIQKVIYESIIK, from the coding sequence ATGAAAAGATTGACTGTTGTACTACTTCTTGTAGCTTCTAGTGCGTTTGGACAGGTTAAGTTTAATCAAGCTAGACAGAAACAATGGGTAGATAGTGTATATAATACGTTGAATTTAGAGGAAAGAATAGGACAGCTGTTTATGGTTGCGGCTTACTCTAATAAAAATGAGGCTCATGTACAGAGTTTAGAGAAACTTGTGCAAGAACAGCATATTGGAGGATTAATCTTCTTTCAAGGTGGACCTGTTCGTCAAGCTGAAATGACTAATCGCTTACAGACTTTAAGTAGAATACCTATGCTAGTAGGTATAGATGGTGAGTGGGGACTGAGTATGCGTTTAGAAGATACTTACCGTTTTCCTTATAATATGACATTGGGGGCTGTTCAAGATATGGACTTGATTTATCAAGTGGGAGAAGCGATGGCTAAACAAACTAAGCGTTTAGGTATGCAGTTTAACTTTGGACCAGTATTAGATATTAATATTAATCCAAAGAATCCTATTATCGGAGTGCGTTCTTTTGGTGAGACGAGAGAGATAGTAACAGATAGAGCTAGTGCATTTATGCAAGGATATCAAAGTCAAGATATTTTTGCAACAGGAAAACACTTTCCAGGACATGGTGATACGTCTACAGATTCACATCACAAATTACCTGTAATTGACTTTGATAAAGGACGATTAAATAGAGTTGAATTATATCCGTATAAGAAATTATTTGAAGAAGGACTGTCTAGTGTGATGATAGCCCATCTAAACTTACCTGCTTATGAACCTAATGATATTCCTACTTCGTTATCTTATAATATTGTAACGAAGTTGTTGAAAGAAGAATTAGGTTTTGAAGGACTGATCTTTACTGATGCTTTAAATATGAAGGCAGCTGCTAATTATCTAAAGCCAGGGGAAGTTGACTTAGCTGCTTTTAAAGCAGGGAATGACTTATTGCTTTTCTCTGAAGATGTGCCTACTGCGCTAACGAAGATATTAGATGCTTATAATACAGGAGAAATATCAGAAGAACGCTTATCTCATTCGGTAAAGAAAGTTCTAGCCTACAAGTACAAATCAGGTATGACAAAGTTCTCTGCTATTGAAACAGGTAGCTTAGTTAAGGACTTGAATGCTCCAGTTTACGATGATTTAAATCAGAAGTTGTATGAAGAAGCAATGACTTTAACGAAGAATGAAGATAGGTTAGTTCCTTTTAAGCATTTAGAAAAACAAAAGATAGCTTATGTAAAGTTAGGAGATGATGATGGTAGTCAATTCTTAAGTATGCTTCAGAATTATGATGATGTAACAGAAATTGCCGGAGATAGTTTAGAAGATTTGTCTGCGTTTACAACTATTATTGTTGGCTATCACAAGGTGGATAACCCATGGCGTAAGCACGATATGTCAGACACAGAAAAGGCGACTTTACGTAATTTAGCCGCTAGAAAGAATACTGTGTTAGTATCTTTTGCTAAGCCGTATGCGCTTGAGTCAATGCCTTTAGATAAGGTAAATACTGTGTTAGTAGGGTATCAGAATAATAAATTTGCTCAGCAAGCTGCTGCTCAAGTACTATTTGGGGCAATAGGAGCTAAAGGAAAGTTACCAGTTTCTATCAATGGTTCTTTTGCTGTTGGTACAGGACTTAAAACGAAAGCTATTGATCGTTTAGGTTTTTCTACTGCAGCAAATGAAGGAATGGATCCTGATGTGTTAAATAGAATTGATGCCATTGCTCAAGGAGCTATAGATAAACAATACACACCAGGTATTCAGGTAGTAGTGACTCGTCATGGTAAAGTAGTATATCAAAAAGCTTTTGGACATCATACTTATGATAATAGCACAAAGGTATTAAATACAGATCTATATGATTTAGCTTCTTTAACTAAGATCTTAGGAACGTTGCCAGTATTGGTAAAGATGTATGATGATCATAAAGTGAGAATGGAGACTAAACTAGGACAGATGTTGCCGATGTTTAAACATACAGATAAAGAAGATATCACCTTTAAAGATTTGTTGACACATCAGTCAGGTTTACCAGCTTGGATTCCTTTTTATAAACGCACTCTAGCAGAGAATAATAGACCTGATCCGAGTTTGTATAGCTTCTTCTACACTCCAGAGTATCCTACTCAAGTGTCAGAGAATTTATATATTAAAAAAGGGTATACAAATGAAATTCTACAACAAATAGCAGATTCTAAATTATCTAAAAAGGAATATAAGTATAGTGATTTAGGGTTTATTATGATGAAGGAGTTTGTGGAGAGTAAATATCACAAGACACTTGATCAAGTAGTGGAAAGTGAGTATTATAATAAGATGGGAGCTTGGCGTTTAACTTATTTGCCATTGCGTAAATTTGACTTGAATGTAATTCCTCCTACTGAAATAGATAATTATTACCGTTATACCACTGTACAAGGGTATGTGCATGATATGGGAGCAGCTATGCAAGGTGGTGTTGCTGGGCATGCAGGATTGTTTGGATCAGCATTAGATGTTGCTAAAATGATGCAGTTATATCTGAATAAAGGGGAATATGGAGGTGATCGTTTCTTCTCAGAAGATACTTTTAATACATTTAATGAGTGTGCTTATTGTAGTAAAGGTAGTAGAAGGGGAATAGGATTCGATAAACCGCAAAAGCCAGGTTCTCCTGGTCCAACATGTGGATGTGCTTCAATGTCTAGTTTTGGACATACTGGGTTTACAGGAACAATGGCTTGGGCTGACCCTGATAAAGATTTAGTATTTGTATTTTTATCTAATAGGACTTATCCAGATAGCAATGTAAATAATTTATCAAAAGCTAATATTAGAGAAGATATTCAAAAGGTAATTTACGAGTCTATCATAAAGTAA
- a CDS encoding TonB-dependent receptor, with protein MRPFKEVFFCFLLLLLPCLVNAQGTVGKVKGIVYDSQKTPIIGVSVSIKGSTIGVQTDLDGKFELQHTTGQHIILFNYVGMVEESRTVQFNTSPKSLSITMQDEPSVLDDVVVSVKGKVDALKEQAFTVSAVDMQKIANSTYDLNQILNKSSGIKVRQQGGVGSDYNFSVNGMSGKAVKFFVDGVPLEMLGKGVDMNTLPINMAQRVEIYKGVVPVHLSTDAMGGAVDIITNGNSKDYLDASYMTGSFNTHKVNLNGQLKDKGTGIIMRLNSAYNYSDNDYKMRDMKIYNPQAEKYEYRDVKRFNDRYKSLFVMAELGIEDKSWADMLFVGVSHSLFDKQIQTGSNQEIVYGGVKREGDANNYFLKYKKKDLLNDRFDINYYLGYSKSLEKGTDTLMRKYSWDGSYVPAAGSELTNPSLSRQHRDRVFSQLTTEYRISDSHKFNFNYMLDYVKNQSYNLLYDKREDAYPTKMTKQIFSINYQQDWFDKRWTNVFFGKYYLVDLDKTVFDSSTRKDVPVKNQSGNWGYGIASTFKITNELGLKASFEKSFRLLEPEEIFGDGVSITSNLALRPESSNNFNLGVYYSQRFDDHFVRFDAAGYIRDTKDYIYTVPNLFNSTFKYENLSNIFTRGVEGEFNYQYKNILNIMANITYNYAYDNTKYANNSDNVESATYKKEVPNQPWLYGNIDVSIGQDDWFQKDSRIELTYGVSMTEWFYKNWQSYGNKKNIPTIPRQTLHDVGINYSIAKGKYNFALNCTNIGNALAYDNFKLQKQGRAFYFKFRYSLK; from the coding sequence ATGAGACCGTTTAAGGAAGTATTTTTTTGTTTTTTACTACTTCTGTTACCTTGTTTAGTAAATGCTCAAGGAACTGTAGGTAAAGTAAAAGGAATCGTTTATGATTCACAGAAAACTCCCATTATAGGAGTATCTGTTTCTATTAAAGGAAGTACAATTGGCGTTCAGACAGATCTAGATGGGAAGTTTGAATTACAGCACACAACAGGACAACATATAATACTGTTTAATTATGTAGGTATGGTTGAAGAGAGCAGAACTGTTCAATTTAATACAAGTCCAAAATCATTGAGTATTACTATGCAAGATGAGCCTTCTGTATTAGATGATGTTGTGGTTAGTGTAAAAGGTAAAGTAGATGCTTTAAAAGAGCAAGCTTTTACAGTAAGCGCTGTAGATATGCAAAAGATAGCTAATAGTACTTATGATTTAAATCAAATACTAAACAAAAGTAGCGGTATCAAAGTTAGACAGCAAGGTGGTGTAGGGTCTGATTATAATTTTTCTGTAAACGGAATGTCTGGAAAAGCAGTTAAGTTTTTTGTAGACGGAGTTCCATTAGAGATGTTAGGTAAAGGAGTGGATATGAATACACTTCCTATTAATATGGCTCAACGTGTAGAGATATATAAAGGAGTTGTCCCTGTTCATTTGAGCACTGATGCTATGGGAGGTGCAGTCGATATTATCACGAATGGTAATTCTAAAGATTACTTAGATGCTAGTTATATGACTGGATCTTTTAATACCCATAAAGTTAATTTAAATGGACAATTAAAAGATAAGGGTACTGGAATTATAATGAGACTGAATAGTGCTTATAATTACTCGGATAATGATTATAAGATGCGTGATATGAAGATCTATAATCCCCAAGCTGAGAAGTATGAATACAGAGATGTAAAACGTTTCAATGATCGCTACAAATCTTTATTTGTAATGGCAGAATTGGGAATAGAGGATAAGTCATGGGCTGATATGTTATTCGTAGGAGTGTCACATTCTTTATTTGATAAACAAATTCAGACAGGATCTAATCAAGAGATTGTGTATGGAGGAGTGAAGAGAGAAGGAGATGCGAATAATTACTTTTTAAAATATAAGAAGAAAGATCTATTGAACGATCGCTTTGATATCAATTATTATTTAGGGTATTCTAAGAGTTTAGAAAAAGGAACGGATACTTTAATGAGAAAATACAGTTGGGACGGAAGTTATGTTCCTGCAGCAGGAAGTGAACTTACTAACCCTTCTTTAAGTAGACAACACAGAGATCGTGTATTCTCTCAATTAACTACAGAGTATAGAATAAGTGATTCTCACAAGTTTAATTTTAATTATATGTTAGATTATGTGAAGAATCAATCTTATAATTTATTATACGATAAGAGAGAAGATGCTTATCCAACGAAAATGACAAAACAGATTTTCTCTATTAACTATCAACAAGATTGGTTTGATAAGAGATGGACTAATGTGTTTTTTGGAAAGTATTACTTAGTTGATTTAGATAAGACTGTCTTTGACTCTTCTACACGTAAGGATGTACCTGTTAAAAATCAATCAGGAAATTGGGGATATGGTATAGCGAGTACTTTTAAAATTACCAATGAACTAGGTTTAAAAGCTTCTTTTGAAAAATCATTCCGTTTATTAGAACCAGAAGAAATATTTGGTGATGGAGTGTCTATTACTAGTAACTTAGCTCTACGTCCTGAGAGCAGTAATAACTTCAACTTAGGGGTGTATTATAGCCAGCGTTTTGATGATCACTTCGTACGTTTTGATGCAGCAGGATATATTAGAGATACGAAGGATTATATTTATACAGTACCTAATTTATTCAATAGTACTTTTAAATATGAGAACTTATCTAATATCTTTACTAGAGGAGTAGAAGGAGAATTTAACTACCAGTATAAGAATATTCTTAATATCATGGCAAATATTACTTATAACTATGCTTATGACAATACGAAATACGCTAATAATAGTGATAATGTAGAGTCTGCTACTTATAAAAAAGAAGTGCCAAACCAGCCTTGGTTATATGGTAATATAGATGTTAGTATAGGACAAGATGATTGGTTCCAAAAAGATTCTCGTATTGAGTTAACTTATGGGGTATCTATGACAGAGTGGTTCTATAAAAACTGGCAGTCTTATGGAAACAAAAAGAATATTCCAACGATCCCTCGCCAGACATTACACGATGTAGGAATCAATTATTCGATAGCAAAAGGGAAGTATAACTTTGCTTTGAATTGTACTAATATTGGAAATGCTCTTGCTTATGACAACTTTAAACTTCAAAAACAAGGTAGAGCATTTTATTTCAAATTCAGATATTCTTTAAAATAG
- a CDS encoding thioredoxin family protein, with protein sequence MKKLVLSSLVLATVLTLVSCKQEVKTEQVATETEATTSDNTPTTAIDTAAAKQAIAKEKEALAKPYNEEEDGDAKITELIAKAKAEGKNVFVQAGGNWCIWCLRFNDFVQKNQDIKTVVDANYVYYHLNYTAKHKNAKAFEKYAPEGQKLGYPFFIVINGEGKTTNVISSGELEADKSYDVAKVKQMFVDNAPKK encoded by the coding sequence ATGAAAAAATTAGTTTTATCATCTCTAGTACTAGCTACAGTACTAACATTAGTAAGCTGTAAACAAGAGGTTAAAACAGAACAAGTAGCAACAGAAACAGAAGCAACTACCTCTGACAATACACCTACTACTGCAATAGATACAGCAGCAGCTAAACAAGCTATTGCTAAAGAAAAAGAGGCGTTAGCAAAACCATATAACGAAGAAGAAGATGGTGATGCTAAAATAACAGAACTAATCGCAAAGGCTAAAGCAGAAGGCAAAAATGTTTTTGTACAAGCTGGTGGTAACTGGTGTATATGGTGTCTTCGTTTTAATGATTTTGTACAAAAAAATCAAGATATAAAAACTGTAGTCGATGCGAACTATGTTTATTATCACTTAAATTATACAGCTAAACATAAAAATGCTAAAGCATTCGAAAAATATGCTCCTGAAGGACAGAAATTAGGTTATCCTTTCTTCATCGTAATCAATGGGGAAGGAAAAACGACTAATGTAATTTCATCTGGTGAATTAGAAGCTGATAAAAGCTATGACGTAGCTAAAGTAAAGCAGATGTTCGTAGACAATGCTCCAAAGAAATAA
- a CDS encoding Crp/Fnr family transcriptional regulator, with the protein MNMVSIMLNIFFRRFNLFSEEEIGIIVALFAQRNIAKNDYLVKENEYCEEIAFIESGIFRSFYTNEKGDELTYCFRFPDDLIGAYSAFITGGKSIESIQAIVNTVVWSIQKKDLDALADRLPQWTTFLKIIAEQQYLELERRVIQFQRETASERYKNLLMHHPNFVQYIPLQYLASYLGITQRHLSRIRKEITF; encoded by the coding sequence ATGAATATGGTATCTATTATGCTCAATATATTTTTTCGACGTTTTAATCTATTCTCAGAAGAAGAGATAGGTATTATTGTAGCTTTATTTGCACAACGCAATATTGCTAAGAATGACTATCTCGTAAAGGAAAATGAATACTGTGAAGAAATAGCCTTTATTGAATCAGGTATTTTTCGTTCCTTTTACACAAACGAAAAAGGAGATGAACTGACTTATTGTTTTCGTTTTCCAGATGATTTGATTGGTGCATATTCTGCTTTTATTACAGGAGGAAAAAGTATTGAGAGTATCCAAGCGATTGTTAATACAGTAGTTTGGTCTATTCAGAAGAAAGATCTCGATGCTTTAGCAGATAGATTACCTCAGTGGACTACTTTCTTAAAGATTATTGCTGAGCAACAGTATTTAGAATTAGAACGCAGAGTGATACAGTTTCAGCGAGAGACTGCCTCTGAACGTTATAAGAATCTATTGATGCATCACCCTAATTTTGTACAGTATATTCCGTTACAGTATTTGGCTTCTTATTTAGGAATTACCCAAAGACATTTAAGTCGTATCAGAAAAGAGATTACTTTTTAG
- a CDS encoding saccharopine dehydrogenase NADP-binding domain-containing protein translates to MQNNILIIGGKGLVGGTIARILKERNPQCNIILGTRSPKDLQKEVQIDVNSPSSLEAILSRSIDLIILSVNDQKDHVLRFAIEHGIDYLDITKPTPALHKALQITTEYTKYNSRIVFGSGWMGGIVPGLVKSAVPTTEKIDSVQLLVYYSIKDKAGESSAHFMAEHVATPFVQYQKNQPKEVLHFLDSESYCFSFGLRNRQVYNFDTPDLYILNQVEAVPTVSVKMTYNSKFVTRVLGWMQQFGVFKRMSLKTRRKIFGGSGAGDISVFEIIIKGSQQVRRILLKSDRGQAELTALSAVLHTEALVSNKVLPGQYFAHQLHGEKALFTGLQQYDSITVKEI, encoded by the coding sequence ATGCAGAACAATATTTTAATCATAGGAGGTAAGGGGTTAGTAGGGGGGACTATAGCTCGTATCTTAAAAGAGCGAAATCCTCAATGTAATATAATCTTAGGAACTAGATCTCCTAAAGATCTACAAAAAGAAGTACAGATAGATGTCAATAGCCCATCTTCATTAGAAGCTATTCTATCTAGAAGTATCGATTTAATTATTTTATCTGTTAATGACCAGAAGGATCATGTACTTCGTTTTGCGATAGAGCATGGAATAGATTATTTGGATATCACTAAACCAACACCCGCTTTACATAAGGCATTACAGATTACTACAGAATATACTAAGTATAATAGCCGTATTGTATTTGGCTCAGGTTGGATGGGAGGTATTGTTCCTGGATTAGTCAAATCTGCTGTGCCAACTACAGAAAAAATAGACAGCGTACAACTGTTGGTGTATTATTCTATAAAAGATAAAGCAGGCGAAAGTTCAGCTCATTTTATGGCAGAGCATGTTGCAACTCCTTTTGTTCAGTATCAAAAGAATCAACCTAAGGAGGTTTTACACTTTTTAGATAGTGAATCGTATTGTTTCTCTTTTGGGCTAAGAAATAGACAAGTTTACAACTTTGATACTCCTGATCTGTATATTTTGAATCAAGTAGAAGCTGTACCTACCGTAAGTGTGAAGATGACTTACAACTCTAAGTTTGTAACTCGTGTATTAGGCTGGATGCAGCAGTTCGGTGTATTTAAGAGAATGTCTTTAAAGACAAGGAGAAAGATATTTGGAGGTAGTGGAGCAGGAGATATATCAGTATTCGAAATCATTATTAAAGGCTCTCAGCAAGTAAGGAGAATTTTATTAAAGAGTGATAGAGGACAGGCAGAATTAACTGCTTTATCAGCCGTATTACATACAGAGGCATTAGTTAGTAATAAAGTTTTACCTGGGCAGTATTTTGCACATCAACTTCATGGAGAAAAAGCACTTTTCACAGGTTTACAACAATATGATTCTATAACAGTAAAAGAGATATAA
- a CDS encoding NAD(P)H-dependent oxidoreductase, translating into MKRITVINGHPNKDSLCFGLVDAYVKGARQSGAEVREITVAKMSFNANLQYGYQKRMELEPDLVKAIDDIKWADHLVWVHPVWWGGLPALVKGFIDRIFLPGIMYQYRENSMLWDKLLKGKTAHIITTLDQPGWYYRLMYGRPSVNQLKKSTLQFCGVSPVKVTYIGIVRNSKEEQRLKWIARVEQLGKQLK; encoded by the coding sequence ATGAAGAGAATAACAGTTATCAATGGACATCCAAATAAAGATTCACTGTGTTTTGGATTAGTAGATGCATATGTAAAAGGAGCCAGGCAGAGTGGAGCAGAAGTGAGAGAAATCACAGTAGCGAAGATGAGCTTTAATGCGAACCTACAGTATGGTTATCAGAAACGCATGGAACTAGAACCAGATTTAGTTAAGGCGATAGATGATATCAAATGGGCTGACCATCTTGTATGGGTACATCCTGTATGGTGGGGTGGACTTCCCGCTTTAGTAAAAGGATTTATCGATAGAATATTTCTACCAGGTATTATGTATCAGTATAGAGAGAATAGTATGTTATGGGACAAATTACTGAAAGGTAAAACAGCTCATATTATCACTACCTTAGATCAACCAGGATGGTATTATCGCCTGATGTATGGAAGACCTAGTGTCAATCAGCTAAAGAAATCAACACTGCAGTTCTGTGGTGTATCTCCCGTAAAAGTCACTTATATTGGAATTGTTAGAAACTCTAAAGAAGAGCAGAGGTTGAAGTGGATTGCTAGAGTAGAACAGCTAGGCAAACAATTGAAGTAA
- a CDS encoding thioredoxin family protein, giving the protein MEEFIDFDNLKRPVLVQFYADWCAPCRTLSGIIDHIEEDIEAKVDLIRANIDQCKDLKEEFFVRSVPTMILLNKQGDIYWRQTGVVAPQEIMKHVWQVDKE; this is encoded by the coding sequence ATGGAAGAGTTTATAGACTTTGACAATTTAAAACGTCCTGTTTTAGTTCAATTTTATGCTGATTGGTGTGCTCCATGTAGAACACTATCAGGTATAATAGATCATATAGAGGAGGATATAGAAGCTAAAGTAGATTTGATAAGAGCAAATATAGATCAATGTAAGGACTTAAAAGAAGAGTTCTTTGTTCGCTCTGTACCCACGATGATTTTATTAAATAAGCAGGGAGATATCTATTGGCGTCAGACAGGTGTTGTTGCTCCACAAGAGATTATGAAGCACGTGTGGCAAGTAGATAAAGAATAA